The genomic stretch GCGACGAAGGACCTGGCGGAGTTCACGGCGTTCGACGACATCGACAAGGCGCCGGAGGAGCGCGAGCGTGGGATCACGATCGCGACGGCGCATGTGGAGTATCAGACGGAGAACCGTCACTACGCGCATGTGGACTGCCCGGGCCATGCGGA from bacterium encodes the following:
- the tuf gene encoding elongation factor Tu (EF-Tu; promotes GTP-dependent binding of aminoacyl-tRNA to the A-site of ribosomes during protein biosynthesis; when the tRNA anticodon matches the mRNA codon, GTP hydrolysis results; the inactive EF-Tu-GDP leaves the ribosome and release of GDP is promoted by elongation factor Ts; many prokaryotes have two copies of the gene encoding EF-Tu) — encoded protein: MAKEKFERTKPHVNIGTIGHVDHGKTTLTAAITKQLATKDLAEFTAFDDIDKAPEERERGITIATAHVEYQTENRHYAHVDCPGHA